In a single window of the Mesoplodon densirostris isolate mMesDen1 chromosome 18, mMesDen1 primary haplotype, whole genome shotgun sequence genome:
- the PRCD gene encoding photoreceptor disk component PRCD: protein MCTTLFLLSTLAMLWRRRFANRVQPEPSGVDGAVTGSSLETDLQSSGREKEPLK, encoded by the exons ATGTGCACTACCCTCTTCCTGCTCAGCACCTTGGCCATGCTCTGGCGCCGCCGATTCGCCAACAGGGTCCAACC AGAGCCCAGTGGAGTTGATGGGGCAGTTACGGGCAGCAGCTTGGAAACAGACCTCCAGTCCTCAGGCAG AGAGAAAGAACCGCTGAAGTAA
- the CYGB gene encoding cytoglobin — protein MEKVPGEMEIERRERSEELSEAERKAVQATWARLYANCEDVGVAILVRFFVNFPSAKQYFSQFKHMEEPLEMERSPQLRKHACRVMGALNTVVENLHDPEKVSSVLALVGKAHALKHKVEPVYFKILSGVILEVIAEEFANDFPPETQRAWAKLRGLIYSHVTAAYKEVGWVQQVPNATTPPATLPSSGP, from the exons ATGGAGAAAGTGCCGGGCGAGATGGAGATAGAGCGCAGGGAGCGGAGCGAGGAGCTGTCCGAGGCGGAGAGGAAGGCGGTGCAGGCGACGTGGGCCCGGCTCTATGCCAACTGCGAGGACGTGGGGGTGGCCATCCTGGTGCG GTTCTTTGTGAACTTCCCGTCGGCCAAGCAGTACTTCAGCCAGTTCAAGCACATGGAGGAGCCCCTGGAAATGGAGCGGAGCCCGCAGCTGCGGAAGCACGCCTGCCGGGTCATGGGGGCCCTCAACACCGTGGTGGAGAATCTGCACGACCCCGAGAAGGTGTCCTCTGTGCTTGCCCTCGTGGGCAAAGCCCACGCCCTCAAGCACAAGGTGGAGCCTGTGTACTTCAAG ATCCTCTCTGGGGTCATCCTGGAGGTGATCGCCGAGGAATTTGCCAATGACTTCCCACCCGAGACGCAGAGAGCCTGGGCCAAGCTTCGCGGCCTCATCTACAGCCATGTGACCGCTGCCTACAAGGAAGTGGGCTGGGTACAGCAGGTCCCCAACGCCACCAC CCCACCGGCCACGCTGCCCTCTTCGGGGCCATAG